The Azospirillum baldaniorum DNA window CACGCTGCTGGTCCGCAAATACCTCGTCCGCGGGCTGACCGCGGGCGGCCTGAAGGATTGAGGAGGGAAACGCCATGGCGTCCGTGATCATCCGGGACCTCCGCAAGTCCTACGGCGGCACGCCGGTGCTCCACGGCGTGTCGGTCGACATCGCCGACGGGGAGTTCGTGGCGCTGGTCGGGCCGAGCGGCTGCGGCAAGTCCACGTTGCTGCGCATGATCGCCGGGCTGGAGGAGGCCGGCGAGGGCGAGATCCGCATCGGCGGACGCCTCGTCAACGACGTGCCGCCGAAGGATCGGGATATCGCGATGGTGTTCCAGAACTACGCGCTCTATCCCCACATGACGGTGGCGCAGAATCTCGGCTTCGCTTTGACGCTGAAGGACGTGGACCGGGGGGAGATCGCGGCGCGGGTGGCGCGCGCGGCGGAGGTGCTGGGCCTGTCGGCCCTGCTCGACCGCCGGCCCGGCCAACTGTCGGGCGGGCAGCGGCAGCGCGTCGCCATGGGCCGGGCCATCGTGCGCGATCCCCGGCTGTTCCTGTTCGACGAGCCGCTGTCCAACCTGGATGCCAAGCTGCGCGTGCAGATGCGGGCGGAGATCAAGGCCCTTCACCAGCGCCTGCGGACCAGCGCCATCTACGTCACCCATGACCAGATCGAGGCGATGACCATGGCCGACCGCATCGTCGTGATGCGCGACGGGCGGGTGGAGCAGGCGGGGGCGCCGCTGGACCTCTACGACCGCCCGGCCAACCGCTTCGTCGCCGGTTTCATCGGGTCACCGGCCATGAATTTCCTTACGGGGCGGATCGCGGTGAACGGCCGCGCCTCCTTCCGGCTGGACGGCGGGCCGGACCTGCCGCTGTCCGCGGTTCCGCTAGAGGCGGACGGGCGCCCGGCGGTGCTGGGTCTGCGCCCGGAGCACGCCCTCATCGACCCGGAGGAGGGCGTCCCGCTTCACGTCGCGGTGGTCGAGCCGACCGGTTCCGAAACGCAGGTGGTGGGGCAGCTTGCCGGGCAACCCTTCGTCGGAGTGTTCCGTGAGCGCGTGGCCGCGCGTCCCGGCGACATCCTGCCGTTGCGCCTGCCGGCCGCCTCCGCCCACCTGTTCGACGCCGGTGAAGGGCGGAGGCTGGTGTGGGATGGGGCGTCATGACGCTCACCGTTCCTCACAAGGCCCGCCCTCGCATGGCCCGCATCAGACGCTGATCAACGCTTGGAAGAAGCAGGCGATCGAGGGGATGGCCGGGGTGTTCTCCGGCAAGGCGGGAGCCGCCGAATCCAACCAGCATGGCGAGGAGGAGAAGCTGCACGCCATGATCGGCCAGTTGGTCGTGGAGCGGGATTTTTTGCAAGGCCTCCGGTCGATGAGCGTCGGCGCGGAGGCGGGAGCTGATCGAACCGGAGCATCCGCGGCTTCCTGTACTTGGTCGCCGTGATGGACTGGGCGACACGCAAGGTCCTGATCTGGCGGCTGTCGAACACCATGGACGTCGAGTTCTGCCTGGGGGCGGTGGAGGAGGCGATGGCGCGGCACGGCCGGCCGGACATCTTCGACACCGATCAGGGCAGCCACTTCACCAGCCCGCGCTTCACCGGTCTCTTGACCGCGACCGGCATTCGGGTGTCGATGGACGGCCAGGGCCGCTGGATGGACAACGTGTTCATCGAACGGCTCTGGCGATCGCTGAAGTACGAATGCGTCTACCTCCACGCCTTCGAAACGGGCAGCGAGACCAGGGCCGGGATCGGCCGGTGGATCGATTACCACAACGCCGACCGCCCGCACTCAGCGCTCGGCGGCAAAACCCCGGACGAGGTCCATCAGGGCACACCCAACCGGATCAGATTGGCGGCGTGACACGAACCTGAACCAAGCTTGTTCCAGCCGCCAAACTGTCCGGGTAATTGGGAACACGTCAGTCGGGGCCGGCGGTGGCTCATGATATCGGGCTCATGACATCTGGTTGATGGCCTTGCGGAACCGTGCCAGCGACAGGCTGAACAAGGCCGCGCCGATCCCGAGAAGCGCGAGGAACTGCGGCCATACCACGTCGAGGCCGGCGCCGCGGTACAGGATGGCCTGGGCCAGCGTGACGAAGTGCGTCGTCGGCGCGGCGAGCATCACGTCCTGGACGAGGGTGGGCATGCTTTCGCGCGGCGTCATCCCTCCCGACAGCATCTGCAGCGGCACCATCACCAGGATCAGCAGCATGCCGAACTGCGGCATGCTGCGGGCCACTGTCCCCAGGAAGATGCCCATCGACGTGGTGGCGAACAGGTGCAGGGCGGCGCCGGCCAGGAACAGGGCGACGGAGCCGCCGATGGGAACCGCCAGCAGTCCCTGGACGACGAAGACCAGCGAGACGGCGCAGGCGACGAGCACGACCAGGGCCATCGACCAGATCTTGCCGACCATGATCTCGACGGGCGTGACCGGCATCACCAGCAGATGCTCGATGGTGCCGTGCTCGCGCTCCCGGATCAGGGCGGCGCCGGTCAGGATGATCGACAGCATCGTGACCTGGTTGATCACCTCGATCACCGATCCGAACCAGCCCTTGTTCATCTCGGGATTGAAGCGGACCCGCAGGGCGAGGTCGACCGGAAGGGCCTGTTCCCCGCGGTAGCGTTGCACGAAGGCGCCGACCTCCCCGCTGACGATCTGCTGGATGTAGCCGCTCCCGGAAAAGGCCTGGGTCATCCGGGTCGCATCGACGTTGAGCTGGATCGCCGGCTGGCGCCCGGCGAGGACGTCGCGCTGGAAATTGGGCGGAATGTCGAGCGCGAAGGTGTCGAGCCCGGCGTCCATGCGGGCGTCCATCTCGGCGGGCGTGATCAGGACTGGTGGCAGGAAGAAGGGCGGGTAGAAAGCGCCGACGATGCGGGCCGACAGGGGCGAGCGATCCTCGTCGACGATGGCGATCGCCGCCTTGTTCAGCGTCTCCGGGATGGCGGTGGCCGCCGTGTAGATCGCGAGGGTGAAGGAGTAGACGATGAGGGCCAGAAGCATCGGGTCGCGGGCGAGGCTGCGCAGTTCCTTGATGCCGAGGTTCAGGACGTTGGACGCCTGCATCGCTCAGGTCTCCTGCTTCTTCAACAGCAGCGCGCTCGCGCCGATCAGGACCGGCACGGCGATCAGCAGCGCGACGAAGGCGGCGTGCAGATCCCCGAAGCCCAGGGCCTTGGAGAAGACGCCCCGCGACATGGTCAGGAAATGGGTGGTCGGGTAGACCTCCCCGATGAGCGCCGCGGCGCCCCCCAGGGACGAGACCGGATCGATCATGCCGGAATACTGGGTCGCCGGGATCAGCGTCGCGATGGTGGTGCCGAAGACGGCGGCGATCTGGCTGCGCATGAAGCTGGACATCAGGAGCCCCATGGCCGTCGCCGCGATGGTGTAGAGCACGGCGCCGGCGGACAGGGCCAGCAGATTCCCGGTCAGCGGCACGCCGAAGACGGTGACCGCCATCGCCACCATGAGAAGGAAGTTGAGCATGGCCAGCCCGACATAGGGCAGTTGCTTGCCGAGCAGGAACTCCAGCCTGGTGACCGGCGTGACGTAGAGGTTGATGATCGAACCGAGTTCCTTCTCGCGCACGACGCTGAGCGCGGCCAGCATCGCCGGGATCAGCAGCAGCAGGATCGGGATGACCGCCGGCACGATGGCCTTCAGGCTCTCGACGTCCGGGTTGTAGCGGAAGCGGGTCTCGATGGTGGCGAGGCTGGGCGTGTTGGTTTGGGAGGCCAGCCATTGGCTGTGCATGCCCTGCACGTACCCGTTGACCGTCTCGGCGCGCGTCGGCATGGAACCATCGATCCACGCCCCGATCTGGACTTGGCGCCCGCGGGCGACGTCGCGCCCGAAGCCCGGCGGGATTTCCAGCGCCAGGGAGAGGGCCCCCGCCCGCATGCGCCGGTCGAGATCCTCGTAGTCGATGATCGGCGCCCGTTCGACGAAGTAGCGGGAGCCCGCGAGGTTGAGCGTGTAATCGCGGCTGATCGTCGTCTGGTCCCGGTCCAGGACCGCGAAGGACAGATCCTCGACATCCATGTTGATGCCGTAGCCCATGATGACCATCAGCAGGAGGCTGCCGACCAGGGCGAGCGTTGCGCGGATGGGATCACGCCGCAACTCCAGCGCCTCCAGGAGCGAGTAGCTGAGCATGCGCCGCGGGTTGAAGAATCGGCTTTCCGCGCGTTCGCCGAGAGGGGTGGCGACCGACGGGACCTGTCGGCGACCGTCAGGCGCCGCCGCATCGCTTTCCCGGCGCGCCGCCACGGCCTCCTCCAGATAACCGATGAAGGCCTCCTCCAGCGTCGCGGTGCCGCGCTTCGCGACGAGCGCCGCCGGCGTGTCGCTGACCAGCACGCGGCCGGCGTGCATCAGCGAGATGCGGTCGCAGCGTTCGGCCTCGTTCATGAAATGCGTCGAGATGAAGATCGTCACCCCATCCCGGCGCGCCAGCCCGATCATGATCTCCCAAAACGCGTCGCGCGCGATCGGATCGACGCCCGACGTCGGCTCGTCCAGGATCAGCATGGCGGGCTCATGGACCATCGCGACGGCGAGGGACAGGCGTTGGCGCTGGCCGAGCGGCAGCCGGTCCGGCAACGCTTCCATCGCGTCGGCGAGGCCGAAGCGCTCCGCCACCGCCGCGACCCGGCGGGGCAGGACGTCCTCGGGCACCTGGAACAGGCGGGCGTGCAACTCCAGGTTCTGCCGGATCGTCAGCTCCGAATAGAGCGAGAAGGACTGGGACATGTAGCCGACGCGCCGCCGGGTCTCGATGTTGCCGGCGTCCACCGGCTGCCCGAACAGCCGGGCCTCGCCCTCGCTCGGCTGGAGCAGGCCGGTTAGCATTTTCATCGTCGTCGTCTTGCCGCAGCCGTTGGAGCCGAGAAAGCCGAAGATCTCGCCGCGCGGTATGCGGAAGCTGACATGGTCGACCGCCACGAAATCGCCGAAGCGCATGGTCAGGCCCTTGGCCTCGATGGCGATGTCGCTTGCGTCCCCCGTGCGCGGCACGATCGCGACGGCCTTGTGGCCGCGGCGCTTCTCCTCGGGCATCAGCGCGACGAAGGCCTCCTCCAGCGTCGCGGTCCCGGTGCGGTCCAGCAGGTCCCGCGGGCTGCCGGTGGCCAGCACGCGTCCCTCGTCCATGGCGACGAGCCAGTCGAAGCGCGCCGCCTCCTCCATGTAGGCGGTGGCCACCACCACGCTCATGCCGGGACGGTCCGCCCGGATGCGGTCGATCAGTTCCCAGAACTGCCGCCGCGAAAGCGGGTCCACACCCGTGGTCGGCTCGTCGAGGATCAGCAGGTCCGGATCGTGGATGAGCGCGCAGCACAGACCGAGCTTCTGCTTCATGCCGCCGGACAGCTTGCCGGCCGGCCGGTCGAGGAACGGCGCCAGACCGGTGCTTTGCGTCAGGTCGGCGATGCGGCGCTGGCGCTCGGCCCGGCCCTGGCCGAACAGCCGTCCGAAGAAATCGAGATTCTCGGCGATCGACAGCGTCGGGTAGAGGGTCTTGCCGAGGCCCTGAGGCATGTAGGCGATGCGGGGGCACACGGCGCGGCGGTGGCGCGCCTCGGCCATGCTGCCGCCCAGCACCTCGACCGTTCCTTCCTGCAGGGCGCGCGCGCCCGACATCAGCGACAGCAGGCTCGACTTGCCGACGCCATCGGGGCCGATCAGGCCCGAGACGCGCCCCGCCGGAACGTCCAGGCTGACCCCGTCAATGGCCCGGATCTTTTTGTACACCAGACGAACGTCCCGCAGGCGCGCGACGGGTGATGCGGCGGAGCGGTCGGCGGCACCGCTCATGGCACGAGGTTTTGCAGATTGGCCGGCCATTCGGTGTCCGGATCGATCCGCACATAGGCCACCCCCGGCAATCCGGTCTTCACGTCGCGGATGTATTTCTTGAGCAGCGGAGGGGGGATCTGGGCCTTGATCCGGAACATCAGCTTCTGGCGTTCGCTGGCCGTCTCCACGGTCTTCGGCGTGAACTGGGCGACGTCGGCCACGAAGGTGGCCTTGGCGGGAATGACGTATTGCGGGAAGGCGTCGAGGGCGATGCGCACCTCGGTCCCGATCCTCACCCGTCCGGCGGCTTCCGTCGGCAGGAAGAAGGTCATGTAGACGTCGCTGAGATCGACCATGTTCAGCACCCGGCCACCGGCGCCGAGCACCTCCCCCGGCTGCGCCACCCGGAACTGCACACGGCCGTCGCGCGGCGAGCGGAGCGTGCTGTCCCGGATGTCGGCCTGGATGCGTTCGATGGTCGCCGCGGCGGCGTCGACCGCCGCCCTGGCGTTGACGACCTGGGCCTCGGCGGTGGCGATGGCGGCGTCGGCCGCGGCGACCTGGGCCTTGGCCGCGCTGACCGCGGCGTTCGCGCTTTCGAAGCGGGCGCGGTCGGTGTCGAGCACCTGCCGCGACGTCGTGCCCCGCGCCTCCAACTCCTCGGATCGGGCGAGCTGCTTCTGGGCGACGTCCCGCTCAGCCTCGCGCTGGGCGACCAGGGAGAGCGCCGACTGCCGCTCGGCCTGGCGCTGGAGCACCTGATGGCGGGCGGTTTCGACGCCGATGACCGCCTGCTGCTTCTGCGCCTCGGCCTGCTTGGCCTGGGCCTTGAGAACGTCGGTGTCCATCCGGGCGAGCACCTGCCCGGCGGTGACGAAATCGCCCTCATCGACCAGGATGTCCTCGACCCGTCCGGCGGTTTTCGTGGCGATATCGATTTCGACCGCCTCGATCCGGCCGTTGCCGCTGGCCAGCCCGGCGGGCAGTCCTTTGGGCTGCAGAAACAGCCATACCCCATACAGGACCACGACGATGGACAGCGCGGCTGCGGCTTTGAGCAGCCACCGGCTTGGCTTCCTCATCATCCACCAATCCATTCGCTTGCAGGCAACGCCTTCAAGGCAATCCAGCCTATCAGACCGTCGGCGCAACGCCACCGGCTTTCTCAGCTTGAGGTGGAGTGCTTTTTGCCGCACTGGCGCGATCGCGCATGGTCTTACAGGATCGGGCTCGGCACCGAGAGAAAGCCATCCATGGCCAGCGCGATTCCCCCCATGGGAACGGCGTCCGGGCCGAGCGGCGAGACGAGAAGCCGCAGGTCGCGGCGCAACGGTTCCAGCGCGTGCTCGCCGAGGGCGGCGTTCAGCGCCGGAAGAATGAACTCCGCGACGATCGCCAGGTTGCCGCCCAGCACCACCAAGCCCGGATTCGCCAGATTGACCAGATGCGACAGCGCGAAACCGAGGTGTGAACCCGCCTCCTCCAGCAAAGTCCGCACGACCGGATCGCCGTCGCGCGCCGCGGCGGCGGCGGCCCAGAGGTCGGGCAGGGCGCGCCCACGCTCGGCGGCCTGGGCGAGGATCGAGGTTTCGGAGACGTAGGTCTCCAGGCATCCCCGCTTGCCGCAGCCGCAGGCGCGGCCGCCCGGCACGATGGTCAAATGCCCGATCTCCCCGGCGAAGCCCTGCGCGCCGCGGTACAGCCGCCCGCCGAAGAACAGCCCGCCGCCGACGCCCGAATGGCCGGTCAGATAGACGAAGTCCTCCACTCCCCGGCAGGCGCCGAACAGCCGCTCGGCCATGGCGGCGGCCTTGGTGTCGTTGTCGACATGGACCGGCGCGCCCAGCGCCTCCTCCAGCAGCGGGCGGATCGGCGTGTCGCGCCAGCCCAGGTTGGGCGCCAGGACGAGCCGGCCCTCGCGGTCCATCAGCGCCGGAATGCCGACGCCGATGCCGCACAAGGGCGGCGTTGCGGCTCCGCCCTCCGGCCGGCTCGCCGCGACGACCGCGTCAATCCCCTCGTGCAGGTGGCGCAGCGCCGTGGCGAGGTCGGTGCTGCCGGGGATCTGCGACTGCTCCACCACCGTGCCGGCCAGCGTGGTGGAGACGATGCGGATCGTTCCCGGCTCCAGCCGGGCGCCCACCAGCAGGCCGGCGGACGGGGCGATGCCGAGCGCCGTCTCCGGCCGGCCGATGCGGCGCGCGCGCGGCGCCTCGGTCCGCTCGACCAGCCCCTCCTCGATCATCTGCGCCACGATGGCCGAGGTCGTCGCCTTGTCCAGGCCGGTCAGCCGGCTGAGGTCGCGCTGCGCGCAGCGCGGATTCTCCCGCAGCGCGTGGAAGACGCGGACCATGTTGAGGCGGCGGATCGCGGCCGAGTTGACCCTTGGCAGCATGCGGATTCCTGTCTCGCGCGTCTGGCGGCAATCGTCGGGCGCTGGGCGGGGCATACACCGAAAAGGTGGGGAATGTCGCCCCGACATGGCTTGACGCGGGCTGATTCGAATCATACGCTTCCATTTGTTAGACCGTCTATCTAATTCGCGGCCACACGAGAAGCCGCAATCCAGGGAGGGGGCGACCCCATGGCCGAGCCGCTTTTGGCAGCGTTCGGCGTCACGAAGAGCTTTGGGCCCGTCGAGGTCCTCCATGGCGTGGATTTCACCGTCCAGCGCGGTGAGGTGCACGCCCTGGTCGGCGAGAACGGGGCCGGCAAATCGACGCTGATGAAGATCCTGTCCGGCTTTCACCAGCCGACCTCGGGCGCCGTGCGCGTGGATGGACGGCCGATGAGCTTCTCCGGCATCGGCGCGGCCGAGGCGGCGGGCGTCGTGCTGATCCACCAGGAATTCAACCTCGCCGAACATCTGACGGTCGAGGAGAACATCTTTCTCGGGCGCGAGCTGCGGCGCGGCCCGTTCCTCGACAAGCGCGCCATGCGCGAGCGGTCCCGCGCCGTCCTGGCGGAGCTGGAATGCCCGGTGGACCCCCGCGCGCGGGTGCGCGACCTCGCCGTGTCGGAGCGGCAGATGGTCGAGATCGCCAAGGCGATGTCGCGCGAGGTCCGCGTCCTCATCATGGACGAGCCCACGGCGGTTCTGACCGGCACCGAGTCCGCCGTGCTGTTCGGCCTGATCCGCCGGCTGCGCGACCAGGGGGTGGGGGTCGTCTACACCTCGCACAAGCTGGACGAGGTGCGGGCCATCACCGACCGGGTCACCGTTCTGCGCGACGGCCATCACATCGCCACCCGCCCGACCGACGAACTGACGGAGGACGGCATCGCCCAGCTCATGGTCGGGCGGGCGATCAGCGACCTGTTCCCGGCCAAGACGCCGCTGGCGCCGGACGCGCCGGTGGTGCTGGAGGCGCGGGGGATCGACGTTCCCGGCTGGGTGCGGGGCGCCGGCTTCGACCTGCGCCGCGGCGAGATCCTGGGCTTCGCCGGGCTGATCGGCGCCGGGCGGACGGAACTGGCCGAGGGGCTGCTCGGCCTGCGCCGCCGCACCGCCGGCACGCTGTCCCGCAACGGGGAGCCGCTGCGCGTCCGCCGCCTGGAGGACGCGGTGGCGGCCGGCATCGCCTACCTGACCGAGGACCGCAAGGGCAAGGGCCTGCTGCTCGCCAAGGGTTTGCAGCCAAACCTGACGCTGCTGGCGCTGGACCGCTACGGCCGGGTCTTCGTGGACGAACGGCGGGAGGCCGCGGCGCTGGAGCGCGCGGTGACGGAGTTCGACATCCGCGTCCGGACGCTGGACGTGCCGGTCGGCAGCCTGAGCGGCGGCAACCAGCAGAAGCTGCTGCTCGCCAAGACGATGCAGGTCGATCCGGAGATCCTGATCGTGGACGAGCCGACGCGCGGCATCGACATCGGGACCAAGCAGCAGATCTACCAGTTCCTGCACGACTTCGCCCGCCGGGGCGGGTCGGTGATCCTCATCTCCTCGGAAATGCCCGAGATCATCGGGCTGTCACACCGGGTGGTGGTCATGCGCTCCGGCGTGGTGACCGGCATCCTGGAGGGTGACGAGGTCGAGGAAAGCGAGATCGTCCGCTACGCCACTGGCCTGAAGGGCCACACGGTCGATGGCCTGAAAGGCTTCACACCAAAAGGAGACGCGCATGACGCCGTCGGTCATGCCTGAGGCCACGCGGAAGCCCTCCTCCGGCTTCGATCTGAAACTCTACGGGCCGTTCCTGGCGCTGGCCGCGCTGATCGTGCTGGGCACCATCGTCAACCCGGTGTTCCTCAGCCCCGGCAACATCGGCAATGTGCTGACCCGCACCGCCTTCATCGGCATCATCGCGGTGGGGGCCACCTTCGTCATCACCGCCGGCGGGATCGACCTGTCGGTCGGCTCGTTGGCCGCCTTCGCGTCGGGCGTCATGATCGTGGTGATGAACGCGCTGGTCGGCTCCATGGGCGCCGGACTGCCGGTCATCCTGATCGGCGTCCTGGTGGCGCTGGGGCTCGGGCTGGTGGCGGGGCTGGTCAACGGGCTGCTGGTGACCAAGGGGAGAATGGAGGCGTTCATCGTCACGCTGGGGACCATGGGCATCTTCCGATCCCTGGTCACCTACATCGCCGACGGCGGCACGCTGTCGTTGAATTCGGAGATCCGCACGATCTACCGGCCCGTCTATTACGGCGGGGTCTTCGGCATCTCCTACCCGATCCTGGCCTTCGCGGTGGTGGCGCTGATCGGCGCGCTGATCATGTACCGCACGCGCTTCGGCCGCTACTGCGCCGCCATCGGCTCCAGCGAGGACGTGGCGCGCTATTCGGCGATCAACGTGGACCGGGTCAAGCTGCTGGCCTTCGTGCTGCAGGGCATCTGCGTCGCCATCGCGGTGGTGATCTACGTGCCGCGGCTGGGCTCGGCCTCGGCCACCACGGGCCTGCTGTGGGAACTGGAGGCCATCGCCGCCGTCATCATCGGCGGCACCATGCTGAAGGGCGGTTACGGCCGCATCTGGGGGACGGTGGTGGGCGCCGTCATGCTCACGCTGATCGACAACATCCTCAACCTGACCGGCGCCATCAGCGTCTACCTGAACGGCACCATCCAGGGGGTAATCATCATCGTCGCGGTGCTCCTGCAACGGGGGACCGTGGCGCGTCGCTGAAAAAACACGAAGAGGGAGGAATCGACCATGACGTTCCGTTTCGGTCTGGCCGCGGCGCTGGCCGCGGGCCTGATGGTGGCGCCGGTCACCGGCTGGGCGCAGCAGAAGATCAAGATGGGCGTGTCCATCCCCGCCGCGACGCACGGCTGGGCCGGCGGCCTCAACTGGCACGCCCAGCAGGCCGAGAAGCGGCTGGAAAAGCAGTACCCGAACCTCGACGTGGTGATCGTCACCGCCCGTGACGTCGGCCGTCAGGCCAACGACCTGGAGGATCTGGTCTCGGTGCAGCGGATCGACGCGCTGGTCATCCTGCCCTTCGAATCCGCGCCGATGACCGACCCCGTGCGCGCGGTCAAGCAGGCCGGCAAGTTCGTCACGGTGGTGGACCGCGGCCTGACCGACCCGTCGATCCAGGATCTCTATGTCGCCGGCAACAACCCGCAGATGGGCGAGGTCTCCGCCCGGTTCATGAAGGAGAAGATGGGCGGCAAGGGCGACATCGTGGTGCTGCGCGGCATCCCGACCGTGATCGACAACCAGCGCGTCGACGCCTTCATGAAGGAGATCGAGGGCACCCAGATCAAGGTGCTGGGCATGCAGTACGCCAACTGGAACCGTGATGACGGCTTCAAGGTGATGCAGGACTTCCTGTCCCGCTTCCCGAAGATCGACGCGGTGTGGGCGCAGGACGACGACATCGCGCTGGGCGTCATCGAGGCCGTCAAGCAGGCCGGCCGCGAGAAGGAGATGTTCATCCTCGGCGGCGCCGGCATGAAGGACATGATCAAGCGCGTCATGGACAAGGACGTGCTGGTCCCCGCCGACGTCCTCTACCCGCCCGCGATGATCGCCGAGGCCATGGAGATCACCGCCAAGCATCTGGTGGAAAAGGCGCCGATCCAGAAGGAATACATCATCGAGGCGACGCTGGTGACCCCGGAGAACGCCGCGAAATACTACTACCCGGACTCGCCGTTCTGATTTTCCGGCCCGAAGACGACCCGAAGGCCCGAAGACGACCCGAAGGGAGGAGCATCATGAAGACGATCAAGGGGCCGGCGATCTTCCTCGCGCAGTTCGCGGGGGACGCGGCGCCGTTCAACAGCCTTCCGGCCATCGGCGCCTGGGCCGCCGGGCTGGGCTTCAAGGGCGTGCAGATTCCGTCCTGGGACGGCCGC harbors:
- a CDS encoding substrate-binding domain-containing protein, coding for MTFRFGLAAALAAGLMVAPVTGWAQQKIKMGVSIPAATHGWAGGLNWHAQQAEKRLEKQYPNLDVVIVTARDVGRQANDLEDLVSVQRIDALVILPFESAPMTDPVRAVKQAGKFVTVVDRGLTDPSIQDLYVAGNNPQMGEVSARFMKEKMGGKGDIVVLRGIPTVIDNQRVDAFMKEIEGTQIKVLGMQYANWNRDDGFKVMQDFLSRFPKIDAVWAQDDDIALGVIEAVKQAGREKEMFILGGAGMKDMIKRVMDKDVLVPADVLYPPAMIAEAMEITAKHLVEKAPIQKEYIIEATLVTPENAAKYYYPDSPF